A portion of the bacterium genome contains these proteins:
- a CDS encoding FAD-dependent oxidoreductase produces the protein MRKSTGMNRRTVFKTGIAAASSLAFVRPSSPSGLIRSTGKPSGAAALKREDHRVDFCVVGGGIAGMCAAIAAARHGAKVALVQDRPVLGGNASSEIRMHVCGAHGENNRETGIIDEIQMENCYRNPTSNYSLWDSVLYEKVRFEPNIELFLNCTCNDIEMDGTRIRAVKAWQLTTETWHHIEAGYFADCSGDSILAPLSGAEFRIGRESRDEFGEDIEPLEADRRTMGMSCLFQARETASPQPFIPPAWASVFKSDDDLPYREHDVRTTNFWWMELGGEDDSIHDTERLRDELLKIAFGVWDHIKNRGDHGAENWTLDWVGFLPGKRESRRYVGDHILTQNDVRAEGKFDDLAAYGGWTMDDHNTAGFRHPGEPNIFHPAPSPFGIPYRSLYSRNIDNLFFAGRNISATHAAMSATRVMATCATLGQAVGVAAAIAVKDGLSPRGVYERKTTLLKQTLMDDDCYLPWNVREVPGLSKTAKLSSSGGDTSVLVNGIDRPVGNADNGLWLPRGGWIEFTFKSTVQIQSMRLVFDSDLNNKYLMPSNYPLNMKNRTVPEAMAHVFRVDVRGDGGAWKTIAKADNNYQRLVRLPLDARAKTVRLVLEDTWGADRAHIFACDVG, from the coding sequence ATGAGAAAATCCACCGGTATGAACCGCCGGACCGTCTTCAAAACCGGAATTGCCGCCGCATCGTCGCTGGCGTTCGTGCGTCCGTCATCACCTTCGGGACTCATACGATCTACGGGGAAACCGTCCGGTGCTGCCGCATTGAAACGTGAAGACCACCGCGTGGACTTCTGCGTGGTCGGCGGCGGAATCGCGGGAATGTGCGCCGCTATCGCCGCTGCCCGTCACGGCGCAAAGGTGGCCCTCGTGCAGGATCGCCCCGTGCTCGGCGGGAACGCATCGAGCGAAATCCGCATGCATGTCTGCGGAGCCCATGGCGAAAACAACCGTGAGACCGGTATCATCGACGAAATACAGATGGAGAACTGTTACCGCAACCCGACCTCGAACTACTCGCTATGGGACAGCGTGCTGTACGAAAAAGTGCGGTTCGAGCCGAATATCGAGCTCTTTCTCAACTGCACCTGCAACGACATCGAAATGGACGGAACGCGGATACGGGCTGTCAAAGCCTGGCAGCTCACAACCGAGACCTGGCACCATATCGAAGCAGGTTATTTCGCCGATTGTTCGGGTGACTCGATTCTTGCCCCGCTTTCCGGCGCTGAGTTTCGCATCGGACGGGAGAGCCGTGACGAGTTCGGCGAAGACATCGAGCCGCTGGAAGCCGACCGCAGGACGATGGGCATGAGCTGTCTTTTTCAGGCCCGCGAAACGGCGAGTCCGCAGCCGTTCATTCCGCCTGCCTGGGCCTCCGTGTTTAAGAGTGACGATGATCTGCCGTACCGTGAGCACGATGTACGCACAACCAATTTCTGGTGGATGGAGCTCGGCGGCGAGGACGATTCCATCCACGACACCGAGCGTCTCCGTGACGAGCTCCTCAAGATCGCTTTCGGCGTGTGGGACCACATCAAGAATCGCGGTGACCACGGCGCCGAAAACTGGACGCTCGACTGGGTGGGCTTCCTCCCCGGAAAACGCGAGAGCAGACGCTACGTCGGGGATCACATCCTGACCCAGAACGATGTCCGCGCCGAAGGGAAATTCGACGATCTCGCCGCATACGGCGGCTGGACGATGGACGACCACAATACGGCGGGTTTCCGGCATCCCGGTGAACCGAATATCTTTCACCCGGCCCCTTCGCCCTTCGGCATCCCGTACCGGAGCCTCTACTCGCGGAATATCGACAATCTGTTCTTCGCGGGACGTAATATCAGCGCGACCCACGCCGCAATGAGCGCCACCCGCGTCATGGCGACTTGCGCCACACTCGGTCAGGCGGTCGGTGTCGCCGCTGCAATCGCCGTGAAGGATGGGCTTTCCCCGCGGGGTGTTTATGAACGAAAAACTACTCTTCTCAAGCAGACTCTCATGGACGACGACTGCTATCTTCCCTGGAACGTGCGGGAGGTTCCCGGGCTCTCGAAAACGGCGAAGCTGAGTTCGTCCGGCGGCGATACGTCGGTGCTCGTCAACGGCATCGACCGGCCGGTCGGGAACGCCGACAACGGCCTGTGGCTTCCCCGTGGTGGGTGGATCGAGTTCACGTTCAAGAGCACGGTTCAGATACAGTCCATGCGGCTTGTCTTCGACAGCGACCTGAACAACAAGTACCTGATGCCCTCGAATTATCCTCTGAACATGAAAAATCGCACGGTACCGGAAGCGATGGCCCATGTGTTCCGCGTCGATGTGCGCGGTGACGGCGGAGCATGGAAAACCATTGCTAAGGCGGATAACAATTATCAGCGCCTCGTCAGGCTGCCCCTCGATGCGAGAGCAAAAACTGTGCGGCTCGTCCTTGAAGATACATGGGGTGCCGACCGGGCGCACATATTCGC
- a CDS encoding VCBS repeat-containing protein, whose protein sequence is MRSYILVGGMFFVLITLWTFPVFSQQPSRITWKHLSSANGDIPAPNPGNQQTATAVFDVDKDGVNDFLITERTQAPSVVWYRRSVNGWTRYVIDDTPLHIEAGSDSYDIDGDGDLDVVFGGDARSNGVWWWENPFPDYNPAVPWNRHEIKSSGGNKHHDCMFIDCNGDGKTELVFWNQSARTLWCASLPDNPGTARSWECTAIYTYGGDSEMEQRGTYPGWKSINEHEGLSKTDIDGDGVPDIVGGGRWFKNTSGSAYVPNIIDAGYSFSRSAAGQLVRGGRPEVVLVVGDGLAPMMMYEWKKGTWVGKVLVDEVDNGHSLAIVDFDGDGNLDIFNAEMRLGGGNPDAKIRILLGDGLGNFTETVVDTGYGLHESRIADLDGDGDYDILGKPYTWEAPRLDIWINEGGK, encoded by the coding sequence ATGAGAAGTTATATACTGGTCGGGGGAATGTTCTTTGTTTTGATAACTTTATGGACTTTCCCCGTTTTTTCGCAGCAGCCGTCCCGAATTACATGGAAGCACCTTTCAAGCGCTAACGGCGACATTCCCGCTCCGAATCCAGGCAATCAGCAGACTGCAACAGCCGTGTTCGATGTCGACAAGGACGGAGTCAACGACTTTCTCATAACCGAGCGTACACAAGCACCCTCCGTGGTCTGGTATCGCAGGAGCGTCAATGGCTGGACACGGTATGTCATCGATGACACTCCGCTCCATATAGAGGCGGGATCGGATTCTTACGATATCGACGGCGACGGTGACCTCGATGTGGTTTTCGGCGGCGACGCCCGGAGCAACGGAGTCTGGTGGTGGGAAAATCCCTTTCCCGACTATAATCCCGCTGTGCCGTGGAACCGTCACGAAATCAAGAGCTCCGGCGGAAACAAGCACCATGACTGCATGTTTATCGACTGCAACGGCGACGGGAAAACGGAGCTCGTGTTCTGGAATCAGAGTGCCCGCACGCTCTGGTGCGCTTCTCTGCCCGACAATCCCGGAACGGCCCGCTCGTGGGAATGCACGGCGATCTACACATACGGCGGCGACAGCGAAATGGAACAGCGCGGCACTTATCCGGGCTGGAAATCGATCAACGAGCACGAGGGGCTTTCAAAGACCGATATCGACGGCGACGGTGTGCCTGATATTGTCGGCGGCGGACGGTGGTTCAAAAATACTTCCGGATCGGCATATGTACCGAACATAATCGATGCTGGGTATTCATTCTCGCGCTCGGCGGCCGGACAGCTTGTCAGGGGCGGCCGTCCAGAGGTTGTGCTCGTTGTCGGCGACGGGCTCGCCCCCATGATGATGTACGAATGGAAAAAGGGAACATGGGTCGGGAAAGTGCTCGTTGACGAGGTAGACAACGGACATTCGCTCGCGATAGTGGATTTCGATGGTGATGGGAACCTCGACATCTTTAACGCCGAGATGCGCCTGGGCGGCGGCAATCCGGATGCAAAAATCCGCATCCTGCTCGGTGACGGGCTCGGGAATTTTACCGAAACCGTTGTCGATACCGGTTACGGCCTTCATGAATCGAGGATTGCAGACCTCGACGGGGACGGCGATTATGACATCCTTGGAAAACCCTATACATGGGAAGCTCCACGCCTCGATATCTGGATCAACGAGGGCGGGAAATGA
- a CDS encoding M28 family peptidase translates to MFRKVIAGCMTIVVISMFPAHIHGADFDRIFQAIQSEVSGNRARDYVMRLWQHDKWTNLPEWKKAIQEAQTIMKERGYDEAVIYGTPADGRTMSGAWTNPIGWEAKQATLEVIEPANLPDEFRYLCNYRDNPTSLNAWSAPTPPGGIETEIVLMETSDPAELSRLNARGKIVLTSAGTRALKRYLDPNGILGFVGDTIESPNEDFVNANQWLNGWSDIPGGWWMTDYDSKNNFGFSISQKKANYLRDLLRGGRKVKVRAIIDSRYYTDDSLPYVVGLIKGTDADGEEILITSHMNEWGANDDSAGSSAILEIVGTLNDLIRSGKLPRPKRSIRVLLGAECYGSLPYVQKFLDRLQTKTIAAINLDTGASDYNLHTTSITIHTNPNVCPTFTDAVFPEIVRMYYERYAPTRHWKTGPYSMGTDTYFCEPMIGVPTNWVYMSEGTHFHHNSMDTIDKIDPRSLRELSFIVAAYLYYMANAGTEEVPWIANLTFERGIGIVAEKAAEADATLMKAGDGAALGTALADGIERIQYYTDLQKKALDSIGRIVPADKKNETHDATVYYARSLDEFSVSLTRQLRDMASSKAKTASVKIVMPQKQEGQWEKEAATIIPKRNYFATLFLAEIPVDQWQEVKSSPHWWSATNWASASYWWCDGKRNLNDIKKLVELEAGVPVRNFDLINYYKFLRQHKYVDFVSPSK, encoded by the coding sequence ATGTTCAGAAAGGTTATTGCAGGGTGCATGACAATTGTCGTTATATCGATGTTCCCCGCACATATTCATGGGGCCGATTTCGACCGGATTTTTCAGGCGATTCAGAGCGAAGTCTCCGGCAACAGAGCGCGCGACTATGTGATGAGGCTGTGGCAGCACGACAAGTGGACGAACCTTCCCGAATGGAAAAAAGCGATACAGGAAGCGCAGACCATCATGAAAGAACGCGGTTACGATGAAGCAGTGATATATGGGACGCCTGCTGACGGCCGCACCATGTCGGGCGCATGGACAAATCCCATCGGCTGGGAAGCGAAACAGGCGACTCTCGAGGTCATCGAACCCGCGAACCTGCCCGACGAGTTCCGGTATCTCTGCAACTACCGTGATAACCCGACATCGCTCAATGCATGGAGCGCCCCAACGCCTCCCGGGGGCATCGAGACCGAGATTGTGCTCATGGAGACCTCCGATCCCGCCGAGCTGAGCAGGCTCAATGCACGAGGGAAGATCGTGCTGACATCGGCGGGGACACGGGCTCTCAAACGGTATCTCGACCCGAATGGCATTCTCGGGTTCGTGGGGGATACCATCGAAAGCCCCAACGAGGATTTCGTAAACGCAAACCAGTGGCTCAACGGCTGGTCGGACATCCCCGGAGGCTGGTGGATGACCGATTACGACAGCAAGAACAACTTCGGCTTTTCCATATCGCAGAAAAAAGCCAACTACCTCCGTGACCTCCTCCGCGGGGGTCGAAAGGTCAAAGTACGCGCGATCATCGACAGCAGGTACTATACCGATGATTCACTGCCCTATGTCGTGGGCCTCATAAAAGGAACGGATGCGGATGGCGAAGAGATTCTGATTACATCGCACATGAATGAATGGGGTGCGAACGATGATTCGGCGGGTTCTTCGGCGATTCTTGAGATTGTCGGAACACTCAACGATCTGATTCGTTCGGGAAAACTCCCTCGTCCAAAACGGTCGATACGGGTACTGCTCGGCGCGGAATGTTACGGGTCGCTGCCCTATGTGCAGAAATTCCTCGACAGATTACAGACCAAAACGATAGCCGCTATCAACCTCGATACAGGTGCTTCCGATTACAATCTCCATACAACGTCCATTACGATACATACAAATCCGAATGTATGCCCGACCTTCACCGATGCAGTTTTCCCTGAAATAGTCAGGATGTATTATGAACGGTATGCTCCTACAAGACACTGGAAAACGGGGCCCTATTCCATGGGTACCGACACCTACTTCTGTGAGCCGATGATCGGTGTTCCCACGAACTGGGTCTATATGAGCGAAGGTACTCATTTCCATCATAACTCGATGGATACCATCGATAAAATCGATCCCCGTTCACTCCGTGAACTGAGTTTCATTGTCGCAGCATATCTCTACTATATGGCAAATGCGGGAACCGAAGAGGTTCCATGGATCGCGAACCTCACCTTCGAACGTGGCATCGGAATTGTCGCGGAAAAAGCGGCGGAGGCAGATGCGACTCTCATGAAGGCAGGTGACGGCGCCGCGCTCGGTACGGCGCTTGCGGACGGCATCGAGCGGATACAGTACTACACCGACCTCCAGAAAAAGGCGCTCGACAGCATCGGACGCATCGTTCCCGCCGACAAAAAGAACGAGACCCACGATGCGACGGTGTACTATGCCCGTTCTCTCGATGAATTCAGCGTTTCTTTGACCAGACAGCTCCGTGATATGGCGTCATCGAAAGCCAAAACCGCATCGGTCAAGATTGTCATGCCGCAAAAGCAGGAAGGACAGTGGGAGAAGGAAGCCGCGACCATCATTCCTAAACGGAACTACTTCGCCACCCTGTTCCTTGCGGAAATCCCCGTCGACCAGTGGCAGGAAGTAAAATCATCTCCGCACTGGTGGTCGGCGACAAACTGGGCATCGGCATCATACTGGTGGTGCGACGGCAAGCGGAATCTCAACGATATAAAGAAACTGGTCGAGCTCGAAGCGGGAGTACCGGTCAGGAATTTCGACCTGATTAACTACTACAAGTTCCTGCGGCAGCACAAATATGTCGATTTTGTCAGCCCGTCGAAATGA
- a CDS encoding T9SS type A sorting domain-containing protein, which produces MKKRLFCAMLIMACLYAATAAGDGSWRQFTTADGLPANEVRAIAEDANGVLWFGTDGGGVARYDGESWTVYGEKDGLVNNEARELAFDKDGVLWVGTPRGVSSFDGVKWNIYTTENSGLVSNYVIALAVDKNNVKWFGTIDQGVSIFDGTSWKTLTEKDGLPGNKITAIAFSENGNVWIGSDRGATCFDGVTWKTYNTENSGISHNLVLAIKEDGNHTMWFGTRRGVSSFNGSSWTVYSARTKHNILDTRCIYTIDIDKDGTLWFGSTMGMWSYDGNNWVSYTRFESNLKNDVYVRAIHTDTVGKKWVGARDAMTTRLSDQPQIMKKSSQPTQMKIVGNYPNPFNPETTIEFVIAESGYVSLDVYNIAGQKIRTLVTENMMPGIHTAVWNGQNDAGTPVASGVYFFRLKMGETVLHHRIMLTR; this is translated from the coding sequence ATGAAAAAACGATTATTCTGTGCAATGCTTATCATGGCATGCCTGTACGCCGCAACGGCAGCCGGAGACGGAAGCTGGAGACAGTTTACCACGGCGGACGGTCTTCCGGCCAACGAAGTACGGGCGATTGCCGAGGACGCGAACGGTGTGCTGTGGTTCGGCACCGACGGCGGCGGAGTGGCGCGGTATGACGGCGAGAGTTGGACCGTGTATGGTGAAAAGGACGGGCTGGTTAATAACGAGGCGCGGGAACTAGCTTTCGATAAGGATGGGGTTCTCTGGGTCGGAACACCAAGAGGTGTGTCGAGCTTCGACGGTGTGAAGTGGAATATATACACGACAGAAAATAGCGGACTGGTGAGCAATTATGTGATAGCGCTTGCAGTGGACAAAAACAATGTCAAGTGGTTCGGGACGATCGATCAGGGAGTGTCTATCTTTGATGGCACATCATGGAAAACGTTGACCGAAAAGGACGGCCTTCCTGGCAATAAGATTACCGCAATTGCATTCAGTGAAAATGGTAATGTATGGATTGGCTCCGACAGAGGCGCCACGTGCTTCGATGGCGTAACATGGAAAACATACAATACTGAAAACAGTGGAATATCCCACAACCTTGTGTTGGCGATCAAAGAAGACGGCAACCACACCATGTGGTTCGGGACGAGGCGTGGTGTATCGAGTTTTAACGGCAGCTCATGGACTGTATATTCTGCCAGGACAAAACACAACATTCTCGATACCAGATGTATTTACACGATTGACATCGACAAGGATGGAACATTGTGGTTTGGATCAACGATGGGTATGTGGAGTTATGACGGTAATAATTGGGTGAGCTATACCCGGTTTGAAAGTAATCTTAAAAATGATGTATATGTTCGGGCAATTCATACGGATACAGTGGGTAAAAAATGGGTAGGTGCCCGTGATGCCATGACGACAAGGTTATCCGATCAACCGCAAATCATGAAAAAATCATCACAGCCGACCCAGATGAAAATTGTCGGTAACTATCCCAATCCCTTCAATCCGGAGACCACAATCGAGTTTGTCATTGCGGAAAGCGGCTATGTAAGCCTCGATGTGTACAATATCGCCGGTCAGAAAATCCGTACTCTTGTTACCGAAAACATGATGCCGGGTATTCATACGGCGGTATGGAACGGACAGAACGATGCAGGAACACCCGTGGCATCGGGTGTTTATTTTTTCCGGCTTAAAATGGGCGAAACAGTATTACACCATCGTATTATGCTTACAAGATAA
- a CDS encoding T9SS type A sorting domain-containing protein, with translation MADELWTTFRSPPPASGCLAVDGKYIWCGTDYGAFRYDSVTGDMSHYTVDDGLIDNTVNAIAPGPDGVIWFATNIGISRFDGSSWKSFTRNDIISAIFYDITVDSDNTVWVASSGGIVTFNGEEWRLIEKGAFSCINAGSNGVVWAGSSRAKLSNYLLRIEGSDVIRIGDNIPEINADKFKDIAVAPGDSLVWFPSDSTIVSYNDMGKTVFEYPDSLGSFDVIDVDKNGTVWFADQSRLVSYHNGKTEQYKDIKGSFDGIVKDLVCGKNGVVWISTEYSLLSFDGKEFRSHTKFYSAGPVYNIITDIAIDRNNVKWVNQFESSSPYGTVSTYDDTMWREIPELSGIDYIIIAIDPENVVWLASGGTLFSFKDDKRTTFFAAGMDYINDLLFDDGLMWIADGGDFNYPPDVITYDGVNFNFIIKSLQIRKLAMDSHHDIWMAGHGLYRYDGSVLHEYTSYDGTYHGYGNIAVDYDDVIWLSVYSNDGGYNFASYNNGDWTLYTPENSGLASNKIWGDIVVDRNNVKWISTKDAGVCRFDCETWTTFNTSNSGLCDNKVNTIAVEKNNTIWFGTDNGVSRYTGEMITTSVDENETKPETLPVIRSYPNPFNPSTTIEFTLPEAGSSTLSIYNIAGQKVRGLVSENMTAGHHTAVWDGRDDSGSSVSAGLYFARLTSGGRTVTGKMVMVK, from the coding sequence ATGGCAGATGAATTATGGACGACTTTCCGTTCGCCGCCTCCTGCTTCAGGATGTCTCGCGGTCGATGGCAAGTACATCTGGTGCGGAACTGATTATGGCGCCTTTCGGTATGATTCCGTAACGGGTGATATGAGCCATTACACCGTCGACGATGGTTTAATCGACAATACGGTCAATGCAATTGCCCCAGGACCTGACGGCGTTATATGGTTTGCAACGAACATCGGTATTTCCAGATTTGACGGTTCATCATGGAAATCGTTCACACGGAACGATATTATATCCGCCATATTTTACGATATAACGGTTGATTCCGATAATACGGTATGGGTGGCTTCTTCCGGCGGTATTGTAACTTTTAATGGTGAGGAATGGCGCTTGATAGAGAAGGGGGCTTTTAGCTGTATAAACGCAGGAAGCAATGGTGTCGTGTGGGCAGGGAGCAGTCGCGCAAAATTGAGTAATTATCTTCTCCGCATAGAAGGTTCCGATGTCATCAGAATCGGTGATAACATACCGGAAATAAATGCGGATAAATTTAAAGATATAGCAGTTGCCCCCGGAGACAGTCTGGTATGGTTCCCCTCTGATTCAACCATTGTATCATATAACGATATGGGGAAAACAGTATTCGAATACCCAGACAGTCTTGGTTCCTTTGATGTTATAGATGTAGATAAAAACGGGACGGTTTGGTTTGCAGATCAGTCTCGGCTTGTATCTTATCATAATGGGAAAACAGAACAGTATAAGGATATAAAGGGATCATTTGATGGAATAGTAAAAGATCTCGTATGCGGGAAAAACGGTGTTGTCTGGATCAGCACTGAATATAGTTTACTCAGTTTTGACGGTAAAGAGTTCCGTTCTCACACGAAATTTTATTCGGCAGGACCCGTTTATAACATAATAACGGATATTGCTATCGATCGGAACAACGTAAAGTGGGTTAACCAATTTGAAAGCAGCAGTCCATATGGAACAGTATCGACATATGACGATACTATGTGGCGGGAAATACCCGAATTAAGCGGCATTGATTATATAATTATTGCCATCGATCCTGAAAATGTAGTCTGGTTAGCATCGGGCGGCACACTTTTCAGTTTTAAAGATGATAAAAGAACAACATTTTTTGCAGCAGGAATGGATTATATCAACGATTTACTGTTTGATGATGGCTTAATGTGGATTGCAGATGGAGGTGATTTCAATTATCCTCCTGATGTTATAACATATGATGGAGTAAATTTCAATTTTATTATTAAATCTCTCCAGATCAGAAAGTTAGCCATGGATTCACATCATGATATCTGGATGGCTGGTCATGGCCTGTATAGATATGACGGATCTGTCCTGCATGAGTACACATCATATGATGGCACCTATCATGGATATGGCAATATTGCCGTCGATTATGATGATGTTATCTGGTTAAGTGTATATTCAAATGATGGAGGCTATAATTTTGCTTCTTATAATAATGGTGATTGGACGTTGTATACGCCGGAAAATTCAGGTCTTGCCAGCAATAAAATTTGGGGGGACATCGTTGTCGACCGTAACAACGTCAAATGGATCAGTACTAAAGATGCCGGCGTCTGCCGCTTCGACTGCGAAACATGGACGACATTCAACACAAGTAACAGCGGCCTCTGTGATAATAAAGTCAATACCATTGCTGTCGAGAAAAACAACACCATCTGGTTCGGAACCGATAATGGAGTGTCACGATACACCGGTGAAATGATAACAACATCGGTGGATGAAAACGAAACGAAACCTGAAACGCTCCCCGTCATCCGTTCCTACCCCAACCCCTTCAACCCCTCGACGACCATCGAGTTCACCCTGCCGGAAGCCGGTTCATCGACTCTCTCTATCTACAACATCGCCGGGCAGAAAGTCCGCGGGCTCGTATCGGAGAATATGACCGCCGGTCATCACACCGCCGTGTGGGACGGCAGGGACGACAGCGGCAGCTCAGTCTCGGCGGGACTCTATTTCGCACGGTTGACCAGCGGCGGGCGGACGGTTACGGGGAAGATGGTGATGGTGAAGTGA